In Reichenbachiella agarivorans, one genomic interval encodes:
- a CDS encoding arylsulfatase: protein MKRLIRITEIALSVLILMSCAAEKKRTAEQIKKPNVILILVDDQGYGDIAALGNPIIQTPNIDQLHAQSVRFTDYHVNPTCAPSRAALLTGHHANRAGVWHTVNGRSLLLERETTVAQIMKNNGYATGIFGKWHQGDNYPFRPQDKGFDEVLTHGGGGIEQTMDYWDNDYFNDTYIHNGKLERFEGYCTDIWFAEATKFIDANKDRPFFCYLPTNAAHSPYFVENKYLDPYQEYEDNDSIPMAAFYGMIANVDENIGKLVDYLKTSGIMDNTILIFTTDNGTAQGAKVEGHRLDGFVKKGYNAGMRGIKASKYEGGHRVPLFIHWKDGGVTVGKDINELTAHYDILPTLVEMARLEVPEHIKFDGQSLVPLIHGDNGDFKDRIVITNSQRTEVPQPWLRTSLMQDKWRLIDGVELYNLETDPEQRTNIAEKYPEKVAEYKAYYDKWWAEISPSYKDQPYIYIGHESENPTKLYCHDWHTQHESPWHQRHIRSGYIDNGYWLIKVAKSGQYKLRLRRWPVETHLALNASAAIRPALPATSVGESKPGKALDIRQARVKVQDYEESAAVDGTMEYVEFTVDLKAGDTKLQTWFTLDDETELGAYFVEVEKI, encoded by the coding sequence ATGAAGAGACTAATTAGGATTACAGAAATAGCATTGAGCGTTTTGATTTTGATGTCATGTGCGGCTGAAAAAAAGAGAACGGCAGAACAAATCAAGAAGCCCAATGTCATCCTCATCTTGGTAGATGATCAAGGATATGGTGACATTGCTGCTTTGGGCAATCCCATCATCCAAACTCCCAACATAGATCAGCTGCATGCCCAGAGTGTGCGTTTTACCGATTATCACGTCAACCCTACTTGTGCGCCTAGTAGGGCAGCATTGCTTACAGGTCACCATGCCAACAGAGCGGGTGTTTGGCATACCGTCAATGGTCGCTCTTTGCTTTTAGAGCGAGAGACTACAGTGGCACAAATCATGAAAAACAATGGCTATGCTACAGGGATATTTGGCAAGTGGCACCAAGGTGATAATTATCCTTTCAGACCTCAAGACAAAGGCTTTGATGAAGTATTGACACATGGAGGTGGAGGTATCGAGCAAACCATGGATTACTGGGACAATGATTACTTCAATGACACCTACATTCATAATGGTAAATTGGAACGATTCGAAGGGTATTGTACCGATATTTGGTTTGCTGAGGCTACCAAATTTATCGATGCAAACAAGGACAGACCTTTCTTCTGTTACTTACCCACCAATGCTGCACATTCTCCCTATTTTGTTGAAAACAAATATTTAGATCCCTATCAGGAATATGAGGACAATGACAGCATACCTATGGCTGCATTTTATGGGATGATAGCCAACGTGGACGAAAACATAGGTAAACTGGTGGATTATCTCAAAACCAGTGGCATCATGGACAATACAATCTTGATATTCACTACGGACAATGGTACTGCCCAAGGAGCTAAGGTAGAAGGTCACAGGCTAGATGGTTTTGTAAAAAAAGGATACAATGCAGGTATGCGTGGTATCAAGGCGAGTAAATATGAAGGAGGTCACAGAGTGCCACTTTTTATTCATTGGAAAGATGGTGGTGTGACTGTTGGTAAAGATATCAATGAGTTGACGGCTCACTATGATATCCTGCCTACATTGGTAGAGATGGCGAGATTGGAAGTTCCTGAACATATCAAATTTGACGGACAAAGCCTCGTGCCATTGATTCATGGTGACAATGGTGATTTTAAGGATAGAATTGTAATCACCAATTCGCAAAGAACCGAAGTGCCTCAGCCATGGCTCAGGACATCATTGATGCAGGACAAGTGGAGACTGATTGACGGAGTGGAGCTATACAATCTGGAGACCGATCCAGAGCAGCGTACCAATATCGCCGAGAAGTATCCAGAGAAAGTGGCTGAGTACAAGGCCTATTATGACAAATGGTGGGCAGAGATATCTCCGAGCTACAAAGATCAGCCATACATCTACATAGGTCATGAGTCAGAAAATCCCACAAAACTGTACTGTCATGACTGGCACACCCAGCATGAAAGCCCCTGGCACCAACGCCATATACGCAGTGGGTACATTGACAATGGCTACTGGTTGATCAAAGTAGCTAAGAGTGGTCAGTACAAACTGAGATTGCGCCGATGGCCCGTAGAAACACATCTTGCACTCAATGCTTCGGCAGCTATACGTCCAGCATTGCCTGCTACCAGCGTGGGAGAAAGTAAACCAGGAAAAGCACTCGATATCCGTCAGGCCAGAGTGAAAGTACAAGACTATGAGGAGAGTGCGGCAGTAGATGGGACTATGGAATACGTAGAGTTTACTGTGGATTTGAAAGCGGGAGATACCAAACTTCAGACTTGGTTCACCTTGGATGATGAGACTGAATTGGGGGCCTATTTTGTGGAGGTAGAAAAGATATAA